In a single window of the Centropristis striata isolate RG_2023a ecotype Rhode Island chromosome 18, C.striata_1.0, whole genome shotgun sequence genome:
- the LOC131990730 gene encoding uncharacterized protein LOC131990730: MSQWRMLVITPAQRSDQDKLNTLNFTEQKNTDTVSLLCSVTGCLHTVKWLHEGSYTTERKTSGPICSARATFRTSDFNQKSKDDSLKCEVRHAGEVHLFPFSPPQSSATTTPSTRKTPVKKRETEETNRPASENNNDGTKTGGWWLWLIGVFVAAAALLIISVAVLRWKRTKENKTQTDDNMARVDDEGEGDEDDAVTYSTLQASSSAAAADPSNLYATVN; this comes from the exons ATGTCACAGTGGAGGATGTTGGTTATTACACCTGCACAAAGATCGGATCAGGACAAGTTGAACACGTTGAACT tcACTGAACAGAAGAACACTGATACAGTCAGCTTGTTGTGCTCTGTGACTGGGTGTTTACACACAGTAAAGTGGCTGCATGAGGGAAGTTAtaccacagagagaaagacatcAGGGCCTATCTGTTCAGCCAGAGCGACATTTAGAACATCTGACTTTAATCAGAAGTCAAAGGATGACTCATTAAAATGTGAAGTGAGACATGCCGGAGAAGTGCATCTGTTCCCCTTCAgccctcctcagtcctcag CAACTACAACACCATCAACGAGAAAAACACCTGTGAAAAAGCGTGAAACAGAAGAGACAAACAGACCTGCATCTGAAAACAACAACGATGGAACAAAGACAGGAG gCTGGTGGCTGTGGCTGATCGGTGTGTTTGTGGCTGCTGCAGCGCTGCTAATAATCTCTGTGGCTGTCCTCAGATGGAAGAGAACTAAAG agaACAAAACCCAGACGGATGACAACATG GCCCGAGTTGATGATGAAGGTGaaggtgatgaagatgatgcTGTGACCTACAGCACTCTGCAAgcctcttcttctgctgctgctgctgatcccAGCAACCTCTACGCTACCGTCAACTaa